A DNA window from Bacteroides cellulosilyticus contains the following coding sequences:
- a CDS encoding superoxide dismutase, producing the protein MNTLLTSLMLIIMTHEMPKLPYANNALEPVISQQTIDFHYGKHLQTYVNNLNNLVPGTEYENKDLVTIVATAPDGAIFNNAGQVLNHTLYFLQFSPKPAQSEPTGKLAEAIKRDFGSFDNFKKEFTAAAVGLFGSGWAWLSVDKNGKLHITKEANGSNPVRSGFTPLLGFDVWEHSYYLDYQNRRADHVNALWGIIDWNVVGSRMK; encoded by the coding sequence ATGAATACGTTATTAACATCTTTAATGCTTATAATTATGACTCACGAAATGCCGAAACTTCCGTATGCAAATAATGCATTGGAACCTGTAATCAGTCAGCAAACCATAGATTTTCACTATGGTAAACACTTACAGACATACGTAAATAACCTCAACAACCTGGTACCGGGTACAGAGTATGAAAACAAAGATCTAGTGACTATAGTAGCCACTGCACCGGATGGAGCAATTTTCAATAATGCCGGACAAGTATTAAATCATACCCTCTACTTCCTGCAATTTTCACCGAAACCCGCTCAAAGCGAACCTACTGGAAAATTAGCAGAAGCCATCAAACGCGACTTTGGAAGCTTTGATAACTTCAAGAAAGAATTCACAGCTGCAGCTGTAGGATTGTTCGGATCAGGTTGGGCTTGGTTATCAGTAGATAAAAATGGTAAATTACATATTACCAAAGAAGCCAATGGCAGTAACCCTGTACGTTCAGGATTTACCCCCTTGTTAGGCTTTGATGTTTGGGAACACTCCTACTATCTCGATTACCAAAATCGCCGTGCCGATCATGTAAATGCTCTTTGGGGTATCATTGATTGGAATGTAGTAGGCAGCCGGATGAAATAA
- a CDS encoding thiamine phosphate synthase yields MKLIVVTAPTFFVEEDKIITALFEEGLDILHLRKPETPAMYSERLLTLIPEKYHRRIVTHEHFYLKEEFDLMGIHLNTRNPHEPHDYSGHVSYTCHSVEEVKSKKHFYDYIFMSPVYDCISKEGILSGYTPEELRAAGKERIIDTKVMALGGITPDNILEIKDFGFGGAVVLGDLWNKFNVCTDRDYLGVIRHFKKLKEMAD; encoded by the coding sequence ATGAAGCTCATTGTAGTCACAGCACCCACATTTTTTGTGGAAGAAGACAAGATTATCACGGCACTCTTTGAAGAGGGGTTGGATATTCTACATCTGCGAAAACCGGAAACACCTGCAATGTATTCCGAGCGACTTTTAACGTTGATACCAGAAAAATATCACAGGCGTATCGTCACTCATGAGCACTTTTATCTAAAAGAAGAATTCGACCTCATGGGCATTCACTTAAATACGCGCAATCCGCATGAACCGCATGACTATTCAGGGCATGTCAGTTATACCTGCCATTCTGTAGAAGAAGTAAAAAGTAAAAAGCATTTTTACGACTATATATTCATGAGTCCCGTTTATGACTGCATATCCAAGGAAGGAATTCTTTCCGGCTACACACCCGAAGAATTGCGTGCGGCAGGAAAAGAAAGAATCATTGATACTAAAGTCATGGCTTTAGGCGGAATTACTCCCGACAATATTCTGGAAATAAAAGATTTTGGATTCGGAGGTGCGGTAGTACTCGGTGATTTATGGAATAAATTTAATGTCTGTACAGACCGGGATTATCTGGGCGTTATCCGCCACTTTAAGAAACTAAAAGAAATGGCAGATTAA